One window of Spirochaetota bacterium genomic DNA carries:
- a CDS encoding helix-turn-helix domain-containing protein produces MNWVSVPVLMMAAICFYVGATYLWSWSRRRAEPENLSFALTCVVIGCYNVFCAGLYNSASVEEGITWQRLQFASLCLFSISILWFASHFTGYRPRRVLALITGWMSALFVAGLALRGALTLTVDMPRPKQVSLAGLAITYYEGDPGTVYEIQYLSMAAGFVFLLWMIARHYREGGREHARPLLVALVVFFAAAMNDMLVGEDVYPFVFLIEYAYMVVIFSMAYVLQNKLITLDREVRALNLRLTEKVNERSMELLFSEIGKGLYAEILSELSAPGKSTRAARSLERLAAQDQGAGMAKLSRDLAVISNIEDLLRRAIGKAVEISSADEGFIFLAGERGGLELRSSSPGDAVPPRRAVALAGRSFREGGRIIASRGRGETRGGGSDVLAVPLRLGGEIIGAGCLVKRASSGRFAEEDERIIAAFMNQAAAALENAFLYQRMANARRPTGRTDLTPAIEEKIAKAIAYLEENYLDDVAREGLAAMLDMHPDSLGRYFKIRTGKKISDFVNELRVKEAARRLARTDENIVHIAFAAGFESIPTFNRAFHRVMGITPTEYRESAAEPRMHANKRESKNH; encoded by the coding sequence ATGAACTGGGTGTCCGTCCCGGTCCTCATGATGGCAGCGATCTGCTTCTACGTGGGGGCCACCTACCTGTGGTCCTGGTCCCGCCGCCGCGCGGAACCCGAAAACCTTTCCTTTGCGCTCACCTGCGTCGTCATAGGATGCTACAACGTGTTCTGCGCGGGCCTGTACAATTCCGCGTCCGTGGAGGAGGGCATCACCTGGCAGCGCCTCCAGTTTGCGTCGCTGTGCCTCTTCTCGATCTCGATACTCTGGTTCGCGAGCCACTTCACGGGCTACCGCCCGCGCCGCGTACTGGCGCTCATCACGGGATGGATGAGCGCGCTCTTCGTCGCGGGGCTCGCGCTCAGGGGAGCGCTCACGCTCACGGTCGATATGCCGCGGCCCAAGCAAGTCTCGCTCGCGGGACTCGCGATCACCTACTACGAAGGCGATCCCGGGACGGTGTACGAAATCCAGTACCTCTCGATGGCGGCCGGGTTCGTCTTCCTGCTCTGGATGATCGCGCGGCATTACCGCGAGGGGGGCCGTGAGCACGCGCGCCCGCTCCTCGTTGCCCTGGTCGTGTTCTTCGCCGCGGCCATGAACGACATGCTGGTGGGCGAGGACGTGTACCCGTTCGTCTTCCTCATCGAGTACGCCTACATGGTCGTCATCTTCTCCATGGCCTACGTGCTCCAGAACAAGCTCATCACCCTTGATCGCGAGGTACGCGCGCTCAACCTGAGGCTCACGGAAAAGGTGAACGAGCGGAGCATGGAGCTTCTCTTCAGCGAGATCGGGAAGGGGCTGTACGCCGAGATACTGTCGGAGCTTTCCGCCCCCGGCAAGTCGACGCGCGCGGCGCGCTCCCTCGAGCGGCTCGCGGCCCAGGACCAGGGCGCCGGGATGGCGAAGCTCAGCCGCGACCTGGCGGTGATATCGAACATTGAGGACCTGCTCCGCCGCGCGATCGGCAAGGCCGTGGAGATCTCGTCGGCCGACGAGGGCTTCATCTTCCTCGCGGGGGAGCGGGGCGGGCTGGAGCTCCGCTCGTCCAGCCCCGGGGACGCGGTTCCCCCGCGAAGGGCGGTGGCGCTCGCGGGTCGTTCCTTCCGCGAGGGGGGGCGCATCATCGCCTCCCGGGGACGCGGCGAGACGCGGGGCGGGGGAAGCGACGTCCTGGCGGTGCCGCTTCGCCTGGGCGGGGAGATTATCGGCGCAGGGTGCCTCGTGAAGCGCGCCTCGTCGGGACGCTTTGCCGAGGAAGACGAAAGGATCATCGCCGCGTTCATGAACCAGGCGGCGGCGGCACTCGAAAACGCCTTTCTCTACCAGCGCATGGCAAACGCCCGCAGGCCCACGGGGCGCACCGATCTCACTCCGGCGATCGAGGAGAAGATCGCGAAGGCGATCGCCTACCTGGAGGAGAACTACCTGGATGACGTTGCGCGCGAGGGGCTGGCTGCCATGCTCGACATGCACCCGGACTCGCTGGGGCGCTATTTCAAGATCCGCACCGGTAAAAAGATAAGCGACTTCGTCAACGAACTCCGCGTGAAGGAGGCGGCGCGCCGCCTGGCCCGGACCGACGAGAACATCGTCCACATCGCCTTCGCCGCGGG